From the genome of Leptolyngbya iicbica LK, one region includes:
- a CDS encoding energy-coupling factor ABC transporter ATP-binding protein — translation MKPSLNSVSSSSPSPVVSIPTAPHSLVRPVAIALQDLAFSYPDNPDILCGLTVDIREGERVGLIGHNGCGKTTLFMLLCGLLAPQSGTIHLFDRPVEPNQFRPELGFLFQDPEDQLFSPSVRDDIAFGPLNLGLSEAEVHERVEAALELTGIQFLANRPPHHLSGGEKQMVAIAGLMAMCPRVLLYDEPTASLDMRTRRRLIQFLQRSDETLLLASHDLEFLLEVCDRVLLIDEGRLIADGNPVDIMGDQALMEKHGLEKPHSLMPHIEMHHNIRP, via the coding sequence ATGAAACCTTCTCTAAACTCAGTCTCATCGTCTAGCCCGTCACCGGTCGTGTCGATTCCTACCGCTCCCCACAGTCTGGTTCGCCCAGTGGCGATCGCGCTACAGGATTTGGCCTTTTCCTATCCTGACAATCCCGATATTTTGTGCGGCTTGACCGTTGATATCCGCGAAGGCGAGCGGGTTGGGCTGATTGGCCACAACGGTTGCGGCAAAACCACTCTGTTCATGTTGCTGTGCGGCTTGCTCGCGCCCCAGTCGGGCACCATTCACCTGTTTGATCGCCCCGTCGAGCCGAATCAGTTTCGTCCCGAGTTGGGCTTTCTCTTTCAAGATCCCGAAGACCAGCTATTTTCGCCCTCCGTGCGGGACGATATTGCCTTTGGCCCGTTGAATTTGGGCCTATCAGAGGCCGAAGTTCACGAGCGGGTTGAGGCGGCACTGGAACTCACAGGCATCCAATTTCTGGCCAATCGCCCCCCGCACCACCTCTCTGGCGGTGAGAAGCAAATGGTGGCGATCGCAGGCCTGATGGCGATGTGTCCCCGCGTGTTGCTCTATGACGAGCCCACCGCCAGCCTCGACATGCGCACCCGCCGCCGCCTGATTCAGTTTTTGCAAAGGTCTGACGAGACGCTGTTGCTGGCTTCCCACGATTTGGAGTTTTTGCTGGAGGTGTGCGATCGCGTTCTCCTGATCGACGAGGGTCGCTTAATCGCGGATGGCAACCCCGTCGACATCATGGGCGACCAAGCCCTCATGGAAAAACATGGCCTGGAAAAGCCCCATTCCCTCATGCCCCACATCGAAATGCACCACAACATCCGACCGTAA
- a CDS encoding SpoIID/LytB domain-containing protein: MALQFHQEWQRIQRLCHRDPKFPLRRLTFASGALLSGALIFKAMPTVGSTATPVEESLWRTTGAVRQAVVDLYRIQRSQRHTAIANPAAPPPSSADQTAGNSTASAASATAQSQPEAPQVQSVAITGDVIDNVLEMRVAIARDVSSLTVGSSSQGWVITTDGSAHCDIAAQTSLTASPTASGISFGGCQLGGAVWLEAESGGFVFVKNGWFKGRVLLYNDGGQLMAVNFVRLGDYLSSVVGSEMYHHWPLEALKAQAVAARSYALTHHVRPASDYWDLDNTQRFQAYKGINLETANTQRAVAETAGEFISYNGGIVESLYAASDQIVQEAHGGQGMSQHGAKDHAVNGYSYDQILGVYYPGTSLSRLVVEQ, translated from the coding sequence ATGGCGTTGCAGTTTCACCAAGAGTGGCAGCGAATTCAGCGATTGTGTCATCGCGACCCTAAATTTCCCCTGCGGCGGCTGACCTTTGCCAGCGGGGCCTTGTTATCTGGCGCGTTGATATTCAAGGCGATGCCCACTGTCGGCAGCACTGCCACCCCGGTTGAAGAAAGCTTATGGCGCACGACCGGGGCGGTGCGGCAGGCTGTGGTCGATTTGTACCGCATTCAGCGATCGCAACGACACACCGCGATCGCCAACCCAGCTGCGCCTCCCCCCTCATCCGCTGACCAGACCGCCGGTAATTCCACCGCCAGCGCCGCATCGGCCACTGCCCAGTCACAGCCCGAGGCGCCGCAAGTGCAATCCGTCGCCATTACGGGCGATGTGATTGATAACGTTTTAGAAATGCGGGTTGCGATCGCCCGCGATGTCTCATCCCTAACCGTCGGCTCAAGTTCCCAAGGGTGGGTCATCACTACCGACGGGTCCGCCCACTGCGACATCGCCGCCCAAACCAGCTTGACCGCGTCTCCAACCGCTTCGGGCATCAGCTTTGGGGGTTGCCAACTGGGGGGAGCCGTGTGGCTAGAGGCCGAGTCCGGCGGCTTCGTCTTTGTCAAAAATGGTTGGTTCAAAGGGCGAGTACTGCTCTACAACGATGGCGGCCAGTTGATGGCCGTGAACTTTGTCCGTTTAGGCGACTATCTCTCCAGCGTGGTCGGCAGCGAAATGTACCACCACTGGCCCCTCGAAGCTCTCAAAGCTCAAGCGGTCGCGGCTCGCTCTTACGCCCTAACCCACCACGTGCGTCCTGCTAGCGATTATTGGGATCTCGACAACACCCAGCGGTTCCAGGCTTACAAAGGCATCAACCTGGAAACCGCCAACACCCAACGCGCGGTGGCTGAAACGGCGGGTGAGTTCATCAGCTACAACGGTGGTATTGTCGAGTCTCTGTATGCCGCGTCTGATCAAATTGTGCAAGAGGCCCACGGTGGTCAGGGGATGAGCCAACACGGGGCCAAAGACCACGCCGTCAACGGCTACAGCTACGACCAAATTTTGGGCGTGTACTATCCCGGCACCAGCCTGTCGCGCCTCGTGGTGGAGCAGTAG
- a CDS encoding MSMEG_0572/Sll0783 family nitrogen starvation response protein yields MPEVTTPAHKAGDFFVDYEEKVFPDVQAEPGEKALVTFHTVAFEGSIGLVNLLQATRLIRKGFDTSVLLYGPGVTLGVQRGFPKLGDEAFPGHMAMNNQLVKVMEEGGKVYACRFALQALYGHGEPSLIPGIRPINPLDVLDIVLVHRKEGAFILDTWTM; encoded by the coding sequence ATGCCTGAAGTGACGACCCCTGCCCATAAGGCTGGCGACTTTTTTGTTGATTACGAAGAGAAAGTCTTTCCCGATGTCCAGGCAGAACCTGGCGAGAAGGCCCTGGTTACGTTTCACACGGTGGCTTTTGAAGGCTCGATCGGTTTGGTGAATTTGTTGCAGGCGACCCGCTTGATTCGCAAAGGGTTTGACACTTCTGTGTTGCTCTATGGCCCCGGGGTGACGTTGGGAGTCCAGCGCGGCTTTCCAAAGCTGGGGGATGAAGCGTTTCCCGGTCACATGGCGATGAATAACCAGCTGGTCAAAGTGATGGAAGAAGGCGGTAAAGTCTATGCCTGTCGCTTTGCCCTGCAAGCGCTCTACGGTCACGGCGAACCGTCTTTGATTCCTGGCATTCGCCCCATCAACCCGCTGGATGTGCTTGACATTGTGCTGGTTCATCGCAAAGAGGGCGCCTTTATTCTCGATACTTGGACCATGTAA
- a CDS encoding MSMEG_0569 family flavin-dependent oxidoreductase encodes MKTHYSVLIVGGGQAGLSVSYYLKQRNLDHLIFEKHQVAHSWQDKRWDSFCLVTPNWQCQLPGFPYQGDDPHGFMVKSEIVEYVRAYAKSFDAPVKEGVAVTRVQQLGDRFGVSTSLGEFTADQVVIAAGGYHKPRIPRLAERLPRSIHQIHSSQYRNPDQLPEGDVMVVGTGQSGCQIAEDLHLAGRRVHLCVGSAPRSPRRYRGKDVVDWLDQMGYYDMPIDEHPQKETVRHRTNHYLTGRDGGREIDLRQFATEGMQLYGRLQDIDGDRLYFKPDLKQNLDGADAVAESIKKTVDRFIEQQQLDIPPEAPYCPIWEPQKDPTDVAIADANIRSVIWSTGYHTNFRWIEVPVFDGQGYPCHDRGVTAVKGMYFIGLPWLYTWGSGRFSGVARDAQYIADHLLTKRKYQSPLLERINEMAIGS; translated from the coding sequence ATGAAAACCCACTATTCCGTACTCATTGTTGGGGGTGGTCAGGCGGGGCTCTCAGTGAGCTATTACCTCAAGCAGCGGAATCTTGATCACCTGATTTTTGAGAAACATCAGGTGGCCCATTCTTGGCAAGACAAACGGTGGGATTCATTTTGTCTGGTCACCCCCAACTGGCAATGTCAGCTACCGGGCTTTCCCTACCAGGGCGACGACCCCCACGGCTTTATGGTCAAGTCGGAAATCGTTGAATACGTTCGGGCTTATGCCAAAAGCTTTGACGCTCCCGTGAAAGAGGGGGTGGCAGTGACGCGAGTGCAGCAATTGGGCGATCGCTTTGGGGTGAGCACCTCCCTGGGCGAGTTCACCGCTGATCAGGTGGTCATCGCGGCGGGGGGGTATCACAAACCCCGCATTCCCCGTTTGGCAGAGCGACTGCCCCGGTCGATTCACCAAATCCATTCTTCGCAGTATCGCAACCCCGATCAGCTACCTGAGGGCGACGTCATGGTGGTCGGCACCGGACAATCCGGTTGCCAAATTGCGGAAGATTTGCACCTGGCCGGGCGACGAGTGCACCTCTGTGTAGGCAGTGCGCCGCGATCGCCCCGTCGCTATCGTGGCAAAGATGTCGTGGACTGGCTCGATCAAATGGGCTATTACGATATGCCGATCGACGAGCATCCGCAGAAGGAGACCGTGCGCCATCGCACCAATCATTACCTCACTGGGCGAGATGGCGGTCGCGAGATTGACCTGCGGCAGTTCGCCACTGAAGGCATGCAGCTCTACGGACGTTTGCAGGATATTGATGGCGATCGCCTCTACTTCAAGCCCGACTTGAAGCAAAACTTAGATGGGGCTGATGCCGTTGCCGAAAGCATCAAAAAAACGGTGGATCGGTTCATCGAGCAGCAGCAACTCGATATTCCTCCCGAAGCGCCGTACTGTCCCATTTGGGAACCACAAAAAGATCCCACAGATGTGGCGATCGCCGATGCCAACATCCGCTCAGTAATCTGGTCTACGGGCTATCACACCAACTTCCGCTGGATTGAGGTGCCCGTGTTTGATGGCCAGGGCTATCCTTGCCATGATCGTGGCGTCACTGCCGTTAAAGGCATGTACTTTATCGGTTTACCCTGGCTGTATACCTGGGGGTCAGGGCGGTTTTCTGGGGTCGCCCGCGATGCTCAATATATTGCCGATCATTTGCTGACCAAGCGCAAGTACCAATCGCCCCTCTTGGAGCGCATTAACGAAATGGCGATCGGGTCTTAG
- a CDS encoding MSMEG_0568 family radical SAM protein, with translation MNKQRLITELQTHGLKMVDPAVGAAGRKGGAGPSDHKAVTVDGTTVMVPIYTGTASQSPYSVQSSDAATATLAHADEAIAPIAFPKQPEFYNLTTADGIPYWKIALLHSHDVLATTVQQTCMRYRDESTACQFCAIEKSLDADRTIARKTPEQLAEVAEAAVRLDGVSNMIMTTGTPNSSDRGAAYLAECAKAIKARVNLPIQAQCEPPDDFVWFERMKAAGVDSLGMHLEAVDPEVRARIMPGKAEVPLSHYFDAFEAAVKVFGWGQVSTYLLAGLGDSLETLVEASDRLINLGVYPFVVPFVPISETPLANHPAPSSDFMFALYQKVGALLKAAGMTSEAINAGCAKCGACSALSTFEK, from the coding sequence ATGAACAAGCAACGACTCATCACCGAATTGCAAACCCACGGTCTGAAGATGGTCGACCCGGCAGTGGGAGCCGCTGGCCGCAAGGGCGGGGCAGGACCGTCGGATCACAAAGCCGTGACCGTAGACGGAACCACAGTGATGGTGCCGATTTACACGGGGACTGCCAGCCAGTCACCCTATTCCGTGCAGAGCAGCGATGCGGCCACAGCGACGCTCGCCCACGCCGATGAAGCGATCGCCCCCATCGCCTTTCCCAAGCAGCCAGAGTTCTACAACTTGACGACCGCTGACGGCATTCCCTATTGGAAGATTGCGCTGCTGCACAGTCACGATGTGCTGGCGACCACCGTGCAGCAAACCTGTATGCGCTATCGCGACGAATCGACGGCCTGTCAATTTTGCGCCATTGAAAAATCTCTGGATGCCGATCGCACCATCGCCCGCAAAACGCCGGAACAGCTGGCAGAAGTCGCGGAAGCGGCCGTGCGTTTAGATGGCGTTTCTAACATGATCATGACTACGGGGACGCCCAACAGCAGCGATCGCGGCGCGGCCTACCTGGCGGAATGTGCCAAAGCCATCAAAGCTCGGGTGAACCTCCCGATTCAGGCGCAGTGCGAACCGCCGGACGATTTTGTCTGGTTTGAGCGGATGAAAGCGGCGGGCGTCGATAGCTTGGGCATGCACTTAGAAGCGGTGGACCCCGAAGTGCGGGCTCGCATCATGCCGGGGAAAGCGGAAGTGCCTTTGAGTCATTATTTTGATGCGTTTGAGGCAGCGGTGAAGGTGTTCGGTTGGGGCCAGGTGAGCACTTATTTGCTGGCAGGACTGGGCGATAGTTTAGAAACGCTGGTGGAGGCGAGCGATCGCCTCATCAACTTGGGCGTCTACCCCTTCGTTGTGCCCTTTGTGCCCATTAGCGAAACGCCGCTGGCCAACCATCCCGCCCCTAGCAGCGACTTCATGTTTGCCCTGTATCAAAAAGTGGGCGCGTTGTTGAAAGCCGCTGGCATGACCTCAGAAGCCATCAACGCCGGATGTGCAAAATGTGGCGCTTGTTCCGCCCTTTCCACATTTGAGAAATAG
- the cbiM gene encoding cobalt transporter CbiM, with the protein MHIPDGILPAPVCVAGYAIAGGMTWVALKQIKKTSDSQVEVPKAALMAAAFFVGSSLSLPVPPVSVHLVLNGLLGIVLGWYAWPAILIGLLLQAILLGHGGVTTLGVDAVMMGIPALLAGQLFQLRHYLGKSLPPKVSLGLFSFVAGAFGVGLSALVFFALVIFAIPSTLEQSTEKSFLTALMLGHIPLIFLEGVFAVLLCFFLLRVKPELLER; encoded by the coding sequence GTGCATATTCCTGACGGTATTTTGCCTGCTCCCGTCTGCGTCGCTGGGTATGCGATCGCGGGGGGCATGACCTGGGTCGCCCTCAAGCAAATCAAGAAAACGTCAGACTCTCAGGTCGAAGTCCCCAAAGCTGCCCTCATGGCCGCCGCGTTTTTTGTCGGTTCCTCCCTCAGCCTGCCGGTGCCGCCCGTCTCGGTGCATCTGGTGCTGAACGGCCTACTCGGCATCGTTTTAGGCTGGTACGCCTGGCCCGCGATTTTAATTGGCCTATTGCTTCAGGCGATATTGCTGGGGCACGGGGGCGTCACCACGTTGGGCGTCGATGCCGTCATGATGGGCATTCCCGCTTTGCTGGCAGGGCAACTGTTTCAACTCCGTCATTACCTGGGCAAGTCGCTGCCGCCCAAGGTCTCCCTCGGTTTGTTTAGCTTTGTCGCGGGCGCGTTTGGCGTGGGCCTGTCGGCGCTGGTCTTTTTTGCCTTAGTGATTTTTGCGATTCCCTCGACGCTCGAACAAAGTACTGAAAAAAGCTTTCTCACGGCGCTGATGTTGGGCCACATTCCCCTGATTTTTTTAGAAGGGGTGTTTGCCGTGCTGCTGTGCTTTTTCTTACTGCGCGTCAAACCCGAATTATTAGAGCGTTAA
- a CDS encoding DNA-methyltransferase, whose translation MSPSKPKAPRNRTLTLSSTDGQIYGARLQRWTQAMPLEAVLDTTVQQDCQGAIAYLPTACIDLLILDPPYNLRKNFNGQLFQSRSPVDYLTWFESWLLPLKRLLKPTASLYVCADWQSSAILYPLLAEHFTIRNRITWEREKGRGAKTNWKNAAEDIWFATVSDRYTFNVEAVKLKRRVIAPYRDRHGAPKDWQDSQQGRFRLTHPSNLWTDISVPFWSMPENTDHPTQKPEKLIAKLILASSQAGDVVLDPFLGSGTTSVVAKKLQRHYIGIETNREYCCLAEKRLALAERDRRIQGYTDGYFWERNSAPPISTETAH comes from the coding sequence GTGTCGCCATCAAAACCGAAAGCCCCTCGTAATCGTACCTTGACGCTGTCGTCCACTGACGGTCAAATCTATGGGGCGCGGCTCCAACGGTGGACTCAGGCGATGCCGCTTGAGGCCGTGCTTGACACGACGGTGCAGCAAGATTGCCAAGGGGCGATCGCCTATCTGCCCACTGCCTGCATCGATCTCCTTATACTTGACCCCCCCTACAATCTCCGCAAAAATTTCAACGGCCAATTGTTTCAGTCGCGATCGCCCGTCGATTACCTCACGTGGTTTGAGTCCTGGCTGCTGCCCCTCAAGCGCTTGCTCAAGCCCACCGCCTCACTCTACGTCTGTGCAGACTGGCAATCATCGGCCATTTTGTATCCGTTGCTGGCGGAGCATTTCACCATCCGCAATCGAATTACGTGGGAGCGCGAAAAGGGGCGAGGAGCCAAAACGAATTGGAAGAACGCCGCTGAAGATATCTGGTTTGCCACGGTTTCCGATCGCTACACCTTTAACGTGGAGGCGGTGAAGCTGAAGCGCCGGGTGATCGCTCCCTATCGCGATCGCCACGGTGCGCCCAAAGATTGGCAAGACTCCCAGCAGGGCCGCTTTCGCCTGACCCACCCGTCGAATTTGTGGACGGATATTTCGGTGCCGTTTTGGTCGATGCCGGAAAACACCGACCACCCGACTCAAAAGCCCGAAAAGCTCATCGCCAAGCTCATTCTTGCCAGCAGTCAGGCTGGGGATGTGGTGCTCGATCCGTTTCTAGGGTCAGGCACCACGTCGGTGGTGGCCAAAAAGCTGCAGCGCCACTACATCGGCATTGAGACCAACCGGGAGTATTGCTGTCTGGCCGAAAAGCGACTGGCCTTGGCGGAGCGCGATCGCCGCATTCAAGGCTATACCGACGGTTACTTTTGGGAACGCAACTCCGCCCCGCCAATCTCTACAGAAACTGCCCACTGA
- the cbiQ gene encoding cobalt ECF transporter T component CbiQ produces MAVSLHADVYIPGQSAIHRWAARPKLLSLLGLMFAIAMVRHLVLLPWVFGVVISLYLWSQLPFTYLCRRLPYPGLFIVAMVGLLPWISGETVLWQGWIFSLRLEGIQMAALIAGRFLAILTTGFVLLGTTPFLTLLEAMRSLGIPTLLTDMTLLTYRYLFDVANQLATMRQAMELRGYGHSRQTLRRHWNWLAALFGSLLLRSYEQSQRVYSAMRLRGYGQQPPRALQRTAGAALTLPTILTLTAAVSVVICELSLASL; encoded by the coding sequence ATGGCTGTTAGTCTCCATGCCGATGTTTATATTCCTGGCCAATCGGCGATTCATCGCTGGGCGGCGCGGCCCAAGTTGCTCAGCCTGCTGGGGCTGATGTTTGCGATCGCCATGGTGCGACATTTGGTATTGCTGCCATGGGTATTTGGGGTGGTGATTAGCCTGTATCTGTGGTCGCAGCTGCCATTCACCTATCTTTGCCGTCGGCTCCCCTATCCAGGGCTTTTCATCGTGGCGATGGTGGGGCTGTTGCCGTGGATTTCGGGGGAAACGGTGCTCTGGCAAGGGTGGATTTTTTCCTTACGGTTGGAAGGCATCCAAATGGCGGCGCTCATTGCGGGCCGCTTTCTAGCGATTTTGACCACCGGGTTTGTGTTGTTAGGGACGACTCCCTTTCTGACCCTGCTAGAAGCCATGCGATCGCTCGGCATCCCTACGTTATTGACCGATATGACGTTGCTGACCTATCGCTATTTGTTTGATGTCGCCAACCAACTCGCCACTATGCGCCAAGCGATGGAGTTGCGCGGCTATGGCCACTCGCGACAAACGCTGCGGCGGCATTGGAACTGGCTCGCAGCCCTCTTTGGTAGTTTGCTGCTGCGCAGTTATGAACAATCGCAGCGAGTTTACAGCGCGATGCGGCTTCGGGGCTACGGTCAGCAACCGCCTCGCGCCTTGCAGCGCACTGCGGGAGCAGCCCTCACCCTGCCCACCATTTTGACGTTGACGGCTGCCGTCAGCGTTGTGATTTGCGAACTTTCTCTGGCATCGTTATGA
- a CDS encoding Nit6803 family nitrilase codes for MNDAKTVRAAAVQISPVLYSRDGTTAKVLEAIAAAAKEGVQLIVFPETFIPYYPYFSFVEPPVLMGKAHMLLYEQAVTVPGPVVDAVSRAARSYEMVVVLGVNERDEGSLYNTQLIFDADGTLIHKRRKITPTYHERMVWGQGDGAGLAVLDTAVGRVGALACWEHYNPLARYSLMAQHEQIHCGQFPGSMVGSIFAEQMEVTMRHHALESGCFVVNATGWLTAEQKTQITPNEQLHKALSGGCYTAIISPEGAHLCDPVVEGEGMAIADLDFSLIVKRKRMMDSVGHYARPDLLKLQLNQQAWAVMQAQGAPVPQLPAVEADATPSDAVPPTPEPTPSD; via the coding sequence ATGAATGACGCCAAAACAGTTCGTGCTGCCGCCGTGCAGATTAGTCCTGTCCTCTACAGTCGCGATGGCACGACGGCAAAAGTGCTAGAGGCGATCGCTGCTGCCGCCAAAGAAGGGGTGCAGCTCATCGTTTTTCCGGAAACGTTCATTCCCTACTATCCCTATTTTTCCTTTGTGGAGCCCCCGGTGCTCATGGGCAAAGCCCACATGTTGCTGTATGAGCAGGCGGTGACGGTGCCCGGTCCTGTCGTGGATGCGGTGAGTCGTGCGGCCCGCTCTTATGAAATGGTGGTGGTGCTCGGCGTAAATGAGCGCGACGAAGGCTCGCTGTACAACACCCAACTCATCTTTGATGCCGACGGTACTCTAATCCATAAGCGTCGCAAAATTACACCGACGTACCATGAGCGCATGGTGTGGGGCCAGGGCGATGGAGCCGGACTCGCCGTGCTGGATACTGCCGTTGGTCGGGTGGGTGCCCTAGCCTGTTGGGAGCACTACAATCCCCTGGCGCGATACAGCCTCATGGCGCAGCACGAGCAGATTCACTGTGGGCAGTTCCCCGGTTCCATGGTGGGCTCCATTTTTGCTGAACAGATGGAAGTCACGATGCGGCATCACGCGCTGGAATCTGGCTGCTTTGTGGTGAACGCGACAGGTTGGCTCACTGCGGAACAAAAGACTCAGATTACGCCCAACGAACAGCTCCATAAGGCGCTAAGTGGCGGCTGCTATACCGCCATCATTAGTCCAGAAGGGGCGCATCTCTGTGACCCGGTGGTGGAAGGCGAGGGGATGGCGATCGCCGATCTCGACTTTTCCCTGATTGTGAAACGCAAGCGCATGATGGATTCGGTCGGCCACTATGCCCGCCCCGATCTGCTTAAGTTACAGCTCAATCAGCAAGCCTGGGCCGTGATGCAGGCTCAGGGCGCCCCCGTGCCTCAACTGCCTGCGGTAGAAGCAGACGCCACCCCGTCAGATGCCGTACCCCCCACTCCAGAACCCACTCCCTCCGATTAA
- a CDS encoding transglutaminase family protein produces the protein MTSFRFTPPADCLSTKPVTIQPFTKAQWTAIDALGRQIDQRLHAAQIGLTMGGEPTYVSARDRTDLQWRYEALGTEKRQLAEALLLRLAQRLNPVGGLRHYGIGKLYPGEPYPRWALGCFWRLDGQPLWGNADLLATAAPSGKPQTWAAAKSFIYELATCLAIPHAAIMPAYEIEETVPAGFVLPLLTTEVNGTPLWQSCRWTGFDQGMVLVPGDGPVGLRLPLTELTDTEQLLTEAQPAFDSAPIRPEAVSSLAPADSIRLALVVSVENGIVQVFLPPIATGRSFADVITAIEATAEVLDQPVQLSGYGPPINQGIEGFKLTPDPGVLEVNIHPVATWPELVQLHHALDEEAIACGLACEKYGRDGQLLGTGGGSHITIGGKTPATSPLLQRPDLLRSLITYWQHHPSLSYVFAGQYIGPTSQSPRIDEARHDSLYELELAFLALMPGKAIAPEVVDRLLSPLLQDVTGNTHRTALCIDKLYPTYNPAAQLGLLEFRGFEMPPYTGLRLLQMLLIRALIARFWQQPFTQPLKRWGPELRDRWLLPHYLIQDFQIVLKELKTAGLPFELDWFTPFLLRRFPQNGKIALRDNPAQVLELRTALEPWPVIGDAGGGGTSRPVDNSMERVQLFLTGAVGDAPAVGALAKRYAILCNGHRVPLRSTGVAGDYVGAVRFRARSPLDTDHAALTPHVPLRFDVIDTWKSQHLGGMIYHTDPVDAETLPPSLEVARSRFQQRFVPVTDGPVPEPLPPLVVHPEAPMTLDLRLVHLRTE, from the coding sequence CTGACATCATTTCGATTCACCCCTCCCGCCGATTGCTTAAGCACGAAGCCTGTGACTATTCAGCCGTTTACCAAAGCTCAGTGGACTGCGATTGACGCCCTGGGTCGCCAAATTGACCAACGGTTGCACGCCGCCCAAATTGGGCTGACGATGGGGGGTGAGCCGACCTACGTTTCGGCCCGCGATCGCACTGATTTGCAATGGCGCTACGAAGCCCTGGGCACCGAAAAACGGCAGCTCGCCGAGGCCCTATTACTGCGTTTGGCACAGCGCTTAAACCCGGTTGGCGGCCTACGACATTACGGCATCGGCAAACTATATCCTGGCGAACCCTATCCGCGCTGGGCTTTGGGATGTTTTTGGCGACTGGATGGCCAACCGTTGTGGGGCAACGCCGACCTGCTCGCCACCGCTGCCCCCTCGGGGAAGCCCCAAACTTGGGCGGCCGCCAAAAGCTTTATCTACGAATTGGCTACCTGTCTCGCGATTCCCCACGCGGCGATCATGCCCGCCTACGAAATCGAAGAAACTGTACCTGCTGGCTTTGTACTGCCGTTGCTGACCACGGAAGTGAATGGCACCCCCCTCTGGCAAAGCTGCCGCTGGACGGGCTTTGACCAAGGCATGGTGTTGGTGCCGGGGGATGGCCCCGTCGGGCTGCGGCTGCCCTTGACCGAACTCACCGATACCGAGCAGCTTTTGACCGAGGCGCAACCCGCCTTTGATAGTGCCCCTATTCGCCCTGAAGCGGTCTCCTCCCTTGCCCCGGCGGATAGTATTCGCCTCGCTTTGGTCGTCTCTGTAGAAAACGGCATCGTGCAGGTGTTTTTGCCGCCGATCGCCACAGGCCGCAGCTTTGCCGACGTGATTACCGCGATTGAGGCCACGGCAGAAGTGCTGGATCAGCCCGTGCAGTTGAGCGGCTATGGTCCCCCCATTAATCAAGGCATTGAGGGGTTTAAACTCACGCCAGACCCGGGAGTGTTGGAAGTTAACATTCACCCGGTTGCCACCTGGCCCGAGCTGGTGCAGTTACACCACGCATTGGATGAGGAGGCGATCGCCTGCGGCCTCGCTTGCGAAAAATATGGTCGTGACGGTCAGTTGCTGGGCACGGGCGGCGGTTCGCACATCACCATTGGCGGCAAAACGCCCGCGACCAGTCCCCTCCTCCAACGACCAGATTTGCTGCGCAGCTTGATTACCTACTGGCAGCATCACCCCAGCCTGTCCTATGTCTTCGCGGGGCAATACATCGGCCCCACCAGCCAGTCGCCCCGCATTGACGAAGCCCGCCACGACAGCCTGTACGAACTGGAACTGGCCTTTCTGGCCTTGATGCCGGGCAAAGCGATCGCCCCTGAAGTGGTGGATCGATTACTCAGTCCCCTCTTGCAAGATGTGACCGGCAACACCCACCGCACCGCCCTCTGCATCGATAAGCTGTACCCCACCTATAATCCCGCTGCCCAACTCGGGCTGCTGGAATTTCGCGGGTTCGAAATGCCCCCCTACACGGGTCTGCGGCTGCTGCAAATGTTGCTGATTCGGGCCTTAATCGCCCGCTTTTGGCAACAGCCGTTTACCCAACCGCTCAAGCGCTGGGGACCAGAGCTGCGCGATCGCTGGCTGCTGCCCCACTATTTAATTCAAGATTTTCAAATCGTGCTGAAGGAGCTAAAAACCGCAGGTCTGCCTTTTGAGCTGGACTGGTTTACGCCGTTTTTGCTGCGTCGATTCCCGCAAAACGGCAAGATTGCGTTACGCGACAACCCGGCACAGGTGCTGGAACTCCGCACCGCCCTGGAACCATGGCCGGTGATTGGCGATGCCGGAGGCGGGGGGACCTCGCGCCCGGTGGATAACTCAATGGAGCGGGTGCAACTCTTTCTCACCGGGGCGGTCGGCGATGCCCCCGCAGTCGGCGCCCTCGCGAAACGGTACGCCATTTTATGTAACGGTCATCGGGTGCCCCTACGTTCCACAGGGGTAGCGGGCGACTACGTTGGAGCCGTGCGCTTTCGAGCGCGATCGCCCCTCGATACCGATCATGCGGCCTTAACGCCCCACGTGCCCCTGCGATTTGACGTGATTGATACTTGGAAATCGCAGCACCTCGGCGGCATGATTTATCACACCGACCCCGTTGATGCAGAGACGCTGCCCCCTTCCCTCGAAGTCGCGCGATCGCGCTTCCAGCAAAGGTTTGTGCCCGTGACGGATGGTCCAGTGCCCGAGCCCCTACCCCCGCTAGTGGTTCACCCCGAAGCCCCTATGACCCTGGACCTGCGATTGGTGCATTTGCGAACCGAGTAG